A stretch of Paludisphaera borealis DNA encodes these proteins:
- a CDS encoding glycosyltransferase produces MSRTQSTILWIYAVVIAIWPIRYVVLKYIFSRLQFLTPDSPTLDPTDPPLVSAIIPAKDEEASLADCLASVSAQKYPRMEILVVDDRSTDRTLEIAREFAARDPRIQVVHNDHLEPGWTGKTYVLQKLADQARGDWLWFLDADTDHRPEFLGVMMEYARSNKAEMASLLPELRCETFWEQVIQPLGGIVLMQSFPVQRVNDDRSKLAFANGQSILISRRAYDAAGGHAAVRDRFVEDIGMAYKVKNLGMPIRVAMTKGLVSCRMYATLGQLVRGWSRILYDAHDRKTWRLVVKLLDPIIFCQSGHVVLLIALVLLATGSPGPFPAWLLGLSLVHHALMYAVFRVIYNASVPRSRYTHWFPVGNIVSDLILIRAIQMCLTGRVTWRGTSYGPIAAPAADASGSPAQG; encoded by the coding sequence ATGAGCCGCACACAGTCGACGATTCTCTGGATCTACGCGGTCGTCATCGCGATCTGGCCGATCCGCTACGTGGTCCTCAAGTACATCTTCAGCCGGCTCCAGTTCCTCACGCCCGACTCGCCGACGCTCGATCCGACCGACCCGCCCCTGGTGTCGGCGATCATCCCGGCCAAGGACGAGGAAGCCTCCCTCGCCGACTGCCTCGCGTCGGTCTCGGCCCAGAAGTACCCGAGGATGGAGATCCTCGTCGTCGACGATCGGAGCACCGATCGCACGCTGGAGATCGCCCGGGAGTTCGCCGCCCGCGACCCGCGCATCCAGGTGGTCCACAACGACCACCTCGAACCGGGCTGGACCGGCAAGACGTACGTGTTGCAGAAGCTGGCCGACCAGGCGCGGGGCGACTGGCTCTGGTTCCTCGACGCCGACACCGACCACCGGCCCGAATTCCTCGGCGTGATGATGGAGTACGCGCGAAGCAACAAGGCCGAGATGGCCAGCCTGCTGCCCGAACTGCGTTGCGAGACGTTCTGGGAGCAGGTCATCCAGCCGCTAGGGGGCATCGTGCTGATGCAGTCGTTCCCGGTCCAGCGCGTCAACGACGATCGGTCGAAGCTGGCGTTCGCCAACGGCCAGTCGATCCTGATCTCGCGACGCGCCTACGACGCGGCCGGCGGCCACGCGGCGGTTCGCGACCGGTTCGTCGAGGACATTGGCATGGCCTACAAGGTGAAAAACCTCGGCATGCCGATCCGGGTGGCGATGACCAAGGGCCTCGTCTCGTGCCGGATGTACGCGACTCTCGGCCAGCTCGTCCGCGGCTGGAGCCGGATACTCTACGACGCCCACGATCGCAAGACCTGGCGGCTCGTGGTCAAGCTGCTCGACCCGATCATCTTCTGCCAGAGCGGCCACGTCGTCCTGCTGATCGCGCTCGTCCTGCTGGCGACGGGCTCCCCCGGCCCGTTTCCGGCGTGGCTGCTGGGCCTGAGCCTGGTCCACCACGCGCTCATGTACGCCGTCTTCCGGGTGATCTACAACGCCTCGGTTCCGCGATCTCGCTACACCCACTGGTTCCCGGTCGGCAACATCGTGTCCGACCTGATCCTCATCCGCGCCATCCAGATGTGCCTGACCGGACGCGTCACCTGGCGGGGGACCAGCTACGGGCCCATCGCCGCCCCCGCCGCCGACGCTTCCGGCTCGCCGGCCCAGGGATAA
- a CDS encoding MFS transporter: MNAAAETRIEAGGPEKPGGFRALGGLLTAQFLGAFNDNAWKQLVIMLAIAAAAGEADGASAKEAAAQRKTAIAQIVLMIPLMAISLPAGLLADRVSKKSVIVSMKAFELALMVLGTAALKWHPAGGMTALAVLSLLGVQAALFSPAKYGILPELLPHDQLSKGNGFLETCTNLAIIGGIVGGGVLFWMTKSEPWHAGMLLILCSVAGIAASLAIPDVPPARAEGGLAATVRMAYDAIRADRVLRLAVIGQVIVWSIASLVPVPIMPYATIVLELEGWMSGLPLAALGIGIGAGCLLAARLSAANVEYGLIPLGAFGMALSALVFAAWGPGLAGTMLVLGVLGLFAGLLLVPLNAIIQWRAPADRRGAVIAFTNVLVYTGMLIGSVVALGLAKAEVSAQGVFSRWGPGSPSASSGRFPSSPRPSSGS, translated from the coding sequence ATGAATGCCGCCGCAGAAACTCGAATTGAAGCAGGCGGCCCGGAGAAACCGGGCGGGTTTCGCGCCCTGGGCGGCCTGCTGACAGCGCAGTTCCTCGGCGCGTTCAACGACAACGCCTGGAAGCAACTCGTGATCATGCTCGCCATCGCGGCGGCGGCCGGCGAGGCCGACGGGGCGAGCGCGAAGGAGGCCGCCGCCCAGCGGAAGACCGCGATCGCGCAGATCGTGCTGATGATCCCGCTCATGGCGATCTCGCTGCCGGCGGGACTCCTGGCCGACCGGGTCAGCAAGAAGTCGGTGATCGTCTCGATGAAGGCGTTCGAACTGGCCTTGATGGTGCTCGGCACCGCGGCCCTGAAATGGCACCCGGCCGGGGGGATGACGGCGCTCGCGGTCCTGAGCCTGCTCGGGGTCCAGGCCGCGCTTTTCAGCCCGGCCAAGTACGGCATCCTGCCGGAACTTCTGCCCCACGACCAGCTCTCGAAGGGCAATGGCTTCCTCGAAACCTGTACGAACCTGGCGATCATAGGCGGGATCGTAGGGGGCGGCGTCTTGTTCTGGATGACCAAAAGCGAGCCGTGGCACGCGGGAATGCTTCTGATCCTCTGCTCCGTCGCCGGGATTGCGGCGAGCTTGGCGATCCCCGACGTGCCCCCCGCCCGAGCCGAGGGAGGATTGGCGGCCACGGTGCGGATGGCCTACGACGCCATTCGCGCCGACCGCGTGTTGCGGCTGGCCGTGATCGGCCAGGTGATCGTCTGGAGCATAGCCAGCCTGGTTCCGGTCCCGATCATGCCTTATGCGACGATCGTCCTGGAACTCGAAGGCTGGATGTCGGGCCTGCCGCTGGCCGCACTGGGGATCGGCATCGGCGCCGGCTGCCTGCTGGCCGCCAGGCTGTCGGCCGCGAACGTCGAGTACGGTCTGATCCCGCTGGGGGCGTTCGGGATGGCCCTGAGCGCCTTGGTCTTCGCCGCCTGGGGGCCGGGATTGGCAGGCACGATGCTCGTGCTCGGCGTGCTCGGCCTGTTCGCCGGGCTCTTGCTGGTGCCGCTGAACGCGATCATCCAGTGGCGCGCGCCGGCCGACCGCCGAGGGGCGGTGATCGCCTTCACGAACGTGCTGGTTTACACGGGGATGCTCATCGGCTCGGTGGTCGCGCTCGGGCTGGCCAAGGCCGAGGTCTCGGCCCAAGGCGTGTTTTCGCGATGGGGGCCGGGCTCGCCGTCGGCTTCGTCTGGGCGCTTTCCCTCGTCCCCGAGGCCTTCCTCCGGTTCGTGA
- a CDS encoding HD domain-containing protein, which produces MHDKFRKKFKAGAGSPRLRQQIALEAAKRLLDVFPGDDAANPLGRLEAATESDYYSAKRKAAAVLGHSVRPGDLPSDDEVREQVVVVGKVRAAQADDDESEDEQPEPDDEEEPVALAASLDRFAVYRLRLAPLEAVKQNPKLHPEGDALYHSLQVFHLAREARPYDEEFLLAALLHDVGKAIDPRNHVAAAVEALRGAVTERTLWLVEHHMDLGAGTGRALNARQRKELDASEFLEDLKLLRELDDAGRATGVVVENLDEALAYIKGLEHEAYLNE; this is translated from the coding sequence ATGCACGACAAGTTCCGCAAGAAGTTCAAGGCCGGCGCCGGCTCCCCGCGGCTCCGCCAGCAGATCGCCCTGGAAGCGGCGAAACGGCTCCTCGACGTCTTCCCCGGCGACGACGCGGCCAACCCGCTCGGCCGGCTTGAGGCCGCGACCGAGAGCGACTATTACTCCGCCAAGCGCAAGGCGGCGGCCGTGCTCGGCCATAGCGTCCGGCCCGGCGACCTCCCGTCCGACGACGAGGTCCGCGAGCAAGTCGTCGTGGTCGGCAAGGTGCGAGCCGCCCAGGCCGACGACGACGAATCCGAGGACGAACAGCCCGAGCCCGACGACGAGGAAGAACCCGTCGCCCTGGCGGCAAGCCTGGATCGGTTCGCGGTGTACCGGCTGCGACTCGCCCCGCTGGAGGCGGTCAAGCAGAACCCCAAGCTCCATCCCGAGGGGGACGCCCTCTACCACAGCCTCCAGGTGTTCCACCTCGCCCGCGAGGCCCGGCCGTACGACGAGGAGTTCCTGCTGGCCGCCCTGCTCCACGACGTCGGCAAGGCGATCGACCCGCGCAACCACGTCGCCGCGGCCGTCGAGGCCCTCCGAGGCGCCGTCACCGAGCGGACGCTCTGGCTGGTCGAGCACCACATGGACCTTGGCGCGGGGACCGGGCGCGCGCTGAACGCCCGCCAGCGCAAAGAGCTTGACGCCTCCGAATTCCTCGAAGACCTCAAGCTCTTGCGCGAACTGGACGACGCCGGCCGCGCGACCGGCGTCGTCGTCGAGAATCTGGACGAGGCCCTGGCGTACATCAAGGGCCTCGAACATGAAGCCTACCTGAACGAGTGA
- a CDS encoding DUF937 domain-containing protein, whose protein sequence is MNIVNLIKDQLTGDVLGKLGASIGESEEKTRAAAAVAVPSLLSVLAGLVSSGQGADKLISALRNFDADSLTRLRTEVTQGDHGKIRDQGGDILGSLVGGNLPALINVLTKFSGVGAVALKGLLSYLAPLILSVIAAQLKGKALTPASLSGFFADQKANISGALPPGFSLAAVPASAPHAEAPGIPNWLLPLAGLVLLGIGAWYFLGNQAAEAPPVGEPEAKKAAPVPTPIEPKIPAPADVEVAIPTADEVTKSLGNVYTSATQALASVKDAATAEAAAPTLTGLDAKIDAAKAVWEKLPDAAKDAVKKATAENLGTFKTLVDKTLELPGVGEKLKAILDALIAKLTAFSA, encoded by the coding sequence GTGAACATCGTCAATCTGATCAAAGACCAATTGACTGGCGACGTGCTCGGCAAGCTGGGCGCGTCGATCGGCGAGAGCGAGGAGAAGACGCGAGCCGCGGCCGCCGTCGCGGTCCCCTCGCTGCTCTCGGTCCTGGCCGGCCTGGTGTCGAGCGGGCAAGGGGCCGACAAACTGATCTCGGCGCTGCGTAACTTCGACGCCGACTCACTCACAAGGCTGCGGACGGAAGTCACCCAGGGCGACCACGGCAAAATCCGGGACCAGGGGGGCGACATCCTCGGCTCGCTCGTCGGCGGCAACCTTCCGGCGCTCATCAACGTGCTGACCAAGTTCTCGGGCGTCGGCGCCGTGGCCCTCAAGGGCCTCTTGAGCTACCTGGCGCCGTTGATCCTGAGCGTGATCGCGGCGCAATTGAAGGGTAAAGCCCTCACGCCGGCGAGCCTGAGCGGCTTCTTCGCCGACCAGAAGGCGAACATCTCCGGCGCGCTGCCGCCGGGCTTCTCGCTGGCCGCCGTCCCGGCGTCGGCGCCTCATGCCGAAGCGCCGGGAATTCCCAACTGGCTGCTGCCGCTGGCGGGCCTCGTCCTGCTCGGCATCGGCGCCTGGTACTTCCTTGGCAACCAGGCGGCCGAGGCACCTCCGGTCGGTGAGCCCGAGGCCAAGAAGGCGGCCCCGGTCCCCACGCCGATCGAGCCCAAAATACCCGCCCCGGCGGACGTGGAGGTCGCCATTCCGACCGCCGACGAGGTGACCAAGAGCCTGGGCAACGTCTACACGTCGGCCACACAGGCGTTGGCGTCCGTCAAGGACGCAGCAACCGCCGAGGCCGCCGCGCCGACGCTCACCGGCCTCGACGCCAAGATCGACGCCGCCAAGGCCGTCTGGGAGAAGCTCCCCGACGCCGCCAAGGACGCCGTCAAGAAAGCGACGGCCGAAAACCTGGGGACGTTCAAAACCCTGGTCGACAAGACCCTCGAACTGCCGGGCGTCGGTGAGAAGCTCAAGGCGATCCTCGACGCCTTGATCGCCAAGCTGACCGCCTTCAGCGCGTAA
- a CDS encoding transglutaminase family protein: MLLRVQHETKLSYSNNVSETVFEVRMAPPSDEDQTCLDYRLRIKPFAPVTVYHDGFSNRVDLFNVFTPYRELLMRATSVIRTHRAPGGPKLAEVAFKPDHDEFHAAEAVECRTPSALVNPGPEMSSFLASLPRAEGSVLEVVQRLFQATRSRLVYEKKVTTARTPVGEALRLGRGVCQDFAHLFIGACRGINLPARYVSGYIHEPGEIATHAWCQVWAGRNGWVDVDPTRGQIVDDDYVKIALGRDYLDVPPNRGIWRGDADETIAVVVKVEPIQRVPTDWSESSDGQTTPWSTASWIQSERQAHRLKPSQMQAIGYRQQQSQQQQ, from the coding sequence ATGTTGCTCCGCGTTCAGCACGAGACCAAGCTCAGCTATTCCAACAACGTCTCGGAGACGGTTTTCGAGGTGCGCATGGCGCCGCCGTCGGACGAAGACCAGACCTGCCTCGACTATCGGTTGCGGATCAAGCCGTTCGCGCCGGTGACGGTTTATCACGACGGTTTCAGTAATCGGGTCGACCTGTTCAACGTCTTCACGCCGTACCGCGAGCTGCTGATGCGGGCGACGAGCGTGATCCGTACGCATCGCGCGCCCGGCGGCCCGAAGCTGGCCGAAGTCGCGTTCAAGCCCGACCACGACGAGTTCCACGCGGCCGAGGCCGTCGAATGCCGCACGCCGAGCGCGCTGGTGAATCCCGGACCGGAGATGTCGAGCTTCCTCGCGAGCCTGCCTCGCGCCGAGGGCTCGGTGCTGGAGGTCGTCCAGCGGCTGTTCCAGGCGACCCGCTCACGCCTGGTCTACGAGAAGAAGGTCACCACCGCGCGGACGCCGGTCGGCGAGGCGCTTCGGCTCGGCCGGGGAGTCTGCCAGGACTTCGCCCACCTGTTCATCGGCGCCTGTCGAGGGATCAATCTCCCCGCGCGGTACGTCAGCGGCTACATCCACGAGCCGGGCGAGATCGCCACCCACGCCTGGTGCCAGGTCTGGGCGGGGAGGAACGGCTGGGTCGACGTCGACCCCACCCGGGGTCAGATCGTCGACGACGACTACGTGAAGATCGCCCTCGGACGCGACTACCTGGACGTGCCCCCGAATCGCGGCATCTGGCGGGGCGACGCCGACGAGACGATCGCCGTCGTCGTCAAGGTCGAGCCGATCCAGCGGGTTCCGACCGATTGGAGCGAGTCGTCCGACGGCCAGACGACCCCCTGGTCGACCGCGTCGTGGATCCAATCGGAACGTCAGGCCCACCGCCTCAAGCCTTCTCAGATGCAGGCGATCGGCTACCGGCAGCAGCAGAGCCAGCAGCAACAGTGA
- a CDS encoding DUF1559 domain-containing protein, translated as MFRKFVSIGFLLAFGVFDARAADSRAEAIAPFLDADVVVVCRINIEKFDVDTFAGRLVEDQASAALLTKNFGPWLAALRKAGARDLYLLATLEDLPPAGSSPPSAVVPLPPGVDAAAVGKLLCGGGDVAAPYAWPTCATVGQAVFAGSNEAVERVGRLKPVARPELAEALAAAKGSAAEIVLMPSADARRVLEEMVPNLPAELGGGPVTSLTKGIRWGVLSLNDEPQPGLRLMVQAHDAAAAKTLAQLAKSLDQMLRQSPAVARFIPDIGKISDRFASEVNEDRITVSADAKAVGMWAGAMLKSARQGATSAQCKNNLKQIGLAMHNYVAAHGTFPPAFVADKEGKPLLSWRVLILPYLDENELYKEFHLDEAWDSPHNKTLIGRMPKVYSCPSELGKKLEAGKTTYATPRGPRTIFPGSSGVKLSAITDGTSLTILTIDLPADQAVTWTKPDDWEVPAKIDPKALLSRHLRGSNVGFADGSVRFLVETISPLILQAVFTMNGGEVVGNEAF; from the coding sequence ATGTTTCGGAAGTTCGTATCGATCGGTTTCCTGCTTGCATTCGGAGTCTTCGACGCCCGGGCGGCCGACTCGCGGGCCGAGGCGATCGCGCCGTTCCTCGACGCCGACGTGGTGGTGGTCTGTCGGATCAACATCGAGAAGTTCGACGTTGATACGTTCGCCGGACGACTGGTGGAAGATCAGGCGTCGGCCGCGCTGCTCACGAAGAATTTCGGCCCGTGGCTGGCGGCGTTGCGGAAGGCGGGGGCGCGGGATCTGTATCTGCTCGCGACCCTGGAGGACCTGCCGCCGGCCGGGTCGTCGCCCCCCTCGGCCGTGGTGCCGCTCCCGCCCGGAGTCGACGCCGCGGCGGTGGGCAAGCTGCTCTGCGGCGGGGGCGACGTGGCGGCCCCGTACGCCTGGCCGACCTGCGCCACGGTCGGTCAGGCCGTCTTCGCCGGTTCGAACGAGGCGGTCGAGCGCGTGGGCCGGTTGAAGCCGGTCGCCCGGCCGGAGCTGGCTGAGGCGCTGGCCGCGGCTAAGGGCTCGGCGGCCGAGATCGTCCTGATGCCGTCGGCCGACGCGCGGCGGGTGCTCGAGGAGATGGTCCCGAACCTGCCGGCGGAGTTGGGCGGCGGCCCCGTGACCTCGCTCACGAAGGGGATTCGGTGGGGCGTTCTCAGTCTCAACGACGAGCCGCAGCCTGGACTTCGGCTGATGGTCCAGGCCCACGACGCCGCGGCGGCGAAGACGCTCGCGCAACTGGCCAAGAGCCTCGATCAAATGCTTCGTCAGTCGCCCGCCGTCGCCCGCTTCATCCCCGACATCGGGAAGATATCCGACCGCTTCGCCTCCGAGGTGAATGAAGACCGCATCACGGTCTCGGCCGACGCCAAGGCGGTCGGGATGTGGGCGGGCGCGATGTTGAAGTCCGCAAGGCAAGGGGCGACGAGCGCGCAGTGCAAGAACAACCTCAAGCAGATCGGCCTGGCCATGCATAATTACGTCGCGGCGCATGGAACCTTCCCGCCGGCGTTCGTCGCCGACAAGGAGGGCAAACCACTGTTGAGCTGGCGCGTGTTGATCCTTCCCTATCTTGATGAGAACGAACTCTACAAGGAGTTCCACCTCGACGAAGCCTGGGACAGCCCGCACAACAAGACGCTGATCGGCCGGATGCCGAAGGTCTACTCATGCCCCAGCGAACTCGGGAAGAAGCTCGAAGCCGGCAAGACGACTTACGCCACGCCCCGGGGGCCCAGGACGATCTTCCCCGGTTCGAGCGGGGTGAAGCTCAGCGCGATCACCGACGGCACCTCATTGACGATCCTGACGATCGACCTGCCCGCCGACCAGGCCGTGACGTGGACCAAGCCCGACGACTGGGAGGTGCCGGCCAAAATCGACCCCAAGGCCCTGCTCAGCCGTCACCTGCGAGGGTCGAACGTCGGTTTCGCCGACGGCTCGGTGCGCTTCCTGGTCGAGACGATCAGCCCACTGATCTTGCAGGCGGTGTTCACGATGAACGGCGGCGAGGTCGTCGGCAACGAGGCGTTCTGA
- a CDS encoding GDP-mannose 4,6-dehydratase: MRVLITGGAGFIGSHLADAYVERGDEVFILDDLSTGSIDNIRHLRAHPRFHYTIESVHHAPTVAELVDQCDVVFHLAAAVGVKLIVESPVRTIETNVHGTEVVLAQANKKKKKVLIASTSEVYGLSEDVPFREDGNLVLGATTKGRWSYACSKAIDEFLALAYWKERKLPTVLVRLFNTVGPRQTGQYGMVVPTFVKQALSGRPLTIHGDGSQSRCFTDVGDVVSALIGLMDHPGAVGEVFNVGSSEEVTIQRLAERVRSLTGSASEIVHIPYEKAYGEGFEDMPRRVPCLDKIHALIGYRPRKSLDQILAGVIDFFRDAPTCSTRSEPLPE; this comes from the coding sequence ATGCGAGTGCTCATCACCGGGGGCGCCGGGTTCATCGGATCGCACCTGGCCGACGCGTATGTGGAACGGGGCGACGAGGTCTTCATCCTCGACGACCTCTCAACCGGAAGCATCGACAACATCCGCCACCTCCGCGCGCATCCGCGGTTCCACTACACGATCGAGAGCGTCCACCACGCCCCCACGGTCGCCGAGCTGGTCGACCAGTGCGACGTCGTTTTCCACCTCGCTGCGGCCGTCGGCGTGAAGCTGATCGTCGAGAGCCCGGTGCGGACCATCGAAACCAACGTCCACGGCACCGAAGTCGTCCTGGCCCAGGCGAACAAGAAGAAGAAAAAGGTGCTCATCGCCTCGACTTCCGAGGTGTACGGACTCAGCGAGGACGTCCCGTTTCGCGAGGACGGCAACCTTGTTCTTGGCGCAACCACCAAGGGTCGTTGGAGTTACGCTTGTTCGAAGGCGATCGACGAGTTCCTGGCGCTCGCCTACTGGAAGGAGCGCAAGCTGCCGACGGTGCTGGTCCGGTTGTTCAACACCGTGGGACCGCGTCAGACGGGGCAGTACGGCATGGTCGTGCCGACGTTCGTCAAGCAGGCCCTGAGCGGCCGGCCGCTCACGATCCACGGCGACGGCTCGCAGTCGCGCTGCTTCACCGACGTCGGCGACGTGGTCTCGGCCCTGATCGGCCTGATGGATCATCCCGGCGCGGTCGGCGAGGTCTTCAACGTCGGGTCGAGCGAGGAAGTCACCATCCAGCGGCTGGCCGAGCGAGTTCGGAGCCTGACCGGGTCGGCCTCCGAGATCGTCCATATTCCTTATGAGAAGGCGTACGGCGAAGGGTTCGAGGACATGCCGCGGCGGGTCCCTTGCCTGGACAAGATCCACGCCCTGATCGGCTACCGGCCGCGGAAGTCGCTCGACCAGATCCTCGCCGGGGTGATCGATTTCTTCCGCGATGCGCCGACCTGCTCGACCCGTTCCGAGCCGCTCCCGGAGTGA
- the larC gene encoding nickel pincer cofactor biosynthesis protein LarC → MRVGYFDCFSGISGDMTLGALVDAGVDRRAIEQAIASLGLPGEVSFETVKRGGFRATHARVVTPHEHAHRHWHHIEAIIDKGSLSPRQKDLAKRIFMKLGEAEARVHGVDLSKIHFHEVGAVDSIIDIVGSAVGLDLLGVDRFEASAVPPGRGSITAAHGRMALPAPATAEILKGVPLAESPIEMEMTTPTGAAIVTTVAERFGPLPALTVEAIGLGAGTRETADQANILRLFVGTIDLPASSDRVWMLETNLDDLPGEVVGYTTLKLMEAGALDAFVTPIQMKKNRPGVMVSVLCDDAKIPAMEEILFRETTTLGVRRYPVSRHKLNRRNVEVDTAFGMIRGKLGWLENRIPTFSPEYDDCARAASTASVALREVYDAAHAAYAERQRQEREQAGETVAK, encoded by the coding sequence GTGCGAGTCGGCTATTTTGACTGCTTCAGCGGCATCTCGGGCGACATGACGCTTGGCGCCCTGGTGGATGCGGGGGTCGACCGCCGCGCGATCGAGCAGGCGATCGCCAGCCTCGGCCTGCCGGGTGAAGTCTCGTTCGAGACCGTCAAGCGAGGCGGGTTCCGGGCGACCCACGCCCGGGTCGTCACCCCGCACGAGCACGCGCATCGACACTGGCATCATATCGAAGCGATCATCGACAAGGGGAGCCTCAGCCCGCGTCAGAAAGACCTCGCCAAGCGGATCTTCATGAAGCTGGGCGAAGCCGAGGCGCGGGTGCACGGCGTCGACCTTTCGAAGATCCACTTCCACGAGGTCGGCGCGGTCGATTCGATCATCGACATCGTCGGCTCGGCCGTCGGGCTCGACCTGCTGGGCGTCGACCGCTTCGAGGCCAGCGCCGTGCCGCCGGGCCGAGGCTCGATCACGGCGGCCCACGGCCGGATGGCGCTTCCCGCCCCCGCGACGGCCGAGATCCTCAAGGGGGTCCCGCTCGCCGAGTCGCCGATCGAGATGGAGATGACCACGCCGACCGGCGCGGCGATCGTCACGACCGTCGCCGAGCGGTTCGGGCCGCTGCCGGCCCTGACCGTCGAAGCCATCGGCCTGGGCGCCGGGACGCGCGAGACGGCCGATCAGGCGAACATCCTGCGGCTGTTCGTCGGCACGATCGACCTGCCGGCGTCAAGCGACCGCGTCTGGATGCTCGAAACGAATCTCGACGACCTGCCCGGCGAGGTCGTCGGCTATACGACGCTCAAATTGATGGAAGCCGGGGCTCTCGACGCCTTCGTGACGCCTATTCAGATGAAGAAGAACCGGCCGGGCGTCATGGTGAGCGTGCTCTGCGACGACGCCAAGATCCCGGCCATGGAAGAGATCCTGTTCCGCGAGACGACCACGCTCGGCGTTCGCCGCTACCCGGTGTCGCGGCACAAGCTGAATCGCCGGAACGTCGAGGTCGACACCGCGTTCGGGATGATTCGCGGCAAGCTCGGCTGGCTCGAAAACCGGATTCCCACGTTCAGCCCGGAATACGACGACTGCGCCCGCGCCGCCTCCACCGCGAGCGTCGCCCTCCGCGAGGTCTACGACGCCGCGCACGCCGCCTACGCGGAGCGGCAGCGGCAAGAGCGAGAGCAGGCGGGCGAGACCGTCGCCAAGTGA
- a CDS encoding RNA polymerase sigma factor, whose protein sequence is MDSEPFADLLDRHADALVLFARQFCDAPEDVVQEAFLKLAGLSRMPDNPAAWLFRVVRNGAVDASLAAGRRRRYEREAAVRSTPWFDPAADSGPDDVDPARAERELAALPIEDREVIVAHLWGGLTFEQIAEVLGTSSSSAHRLYARGLSALRERLGVTCRKTRAIPK, encoded by the coding sequence ATGGACTCGGAACCGTTTGCAGATCTTCTGGACCGCCACGCCGACGCTCTGGTGCTCTTCGCACGCCAGTTTTGCGACGCGCCGGAGGACGTGGTCCAGGAAGCCTTTTTGAAGCTCGCGGGCCTGAGCCGGATGCCGGACAACCCGGCCGCCTGGCTGTTTCGAGTGGTTCGCAACGGGGCCGTCGACGCGTCGTTGGCGGCCGGCAGGCGACGGCGGTATGAGCGGGAAGCCGCGGTTCGCTCGACCCCCTGGTTCGATCCGGCGGCCGATTCCGGGCCGGACGACGTCGACCCGGCGCGCGCCGAGCGCGAGCTGGCCGCCTTGCCGATCGAGGACCGCGAAGTGATCGTCGCCCATCTCTGGGGCGGATTGACGTTCGAGCAGATCGCCGAGGTCCTGGGGACGTCGTCGAGTTCGGCCCATCGCCTTTACGCCCGGGGGCTGTCGGCCTTGAGAGAACGATTGGGGGTAACATGCCGGAAGACGCGCGCGATCCCGAAATGA
- a CDS encoding alpha-E domain-containing protein, whose protein sequence is MLSRVAESLYWMSRYIERAENVARLLDIGLDLELDSAEIGVDEGFAPVEIALTILACREAFPAEKNRRSRDAVLRFLTFDRSNPQSILSMIARARENARGTQESIGVDVWSEVNRLYLFLGGSRAQRRFARGPSALFASISHSCLLLDGLVQNTLPRDEVYHFLQLGRHLERLDVLCRILLAKCPSLTGEAPGPEVSFQLVRWTSLLRSCSAYGAYLRSERERIEPEGVIRFLVLNSDFPRSIRYAAARCQDSLEAISGGDDDAYGCEAERILGRLESDLRYIDVPEIFDRGLLKFLGSLQGTCYKVSDQIQQSFFLM, encoded by the coding sequence ATGCTGAGTCGCGTCGCGGAAAGCCTCTACTGGATGAGCCGCTACATCGAGCGGGCCGAGAACGTCGCCCGACTGCTCGACATCGGGCTGGATCTCGAACTCGACTCCGCCGAGATCGGGGTGGACGAGGGGTTCGCGCCGGTCGAGATCGCGCTGACGATCCTCGCCTGCCGCGAGGCGTTCCCCGCCGAGAAGAACCGTCGGTCGCGGGACGCGGTGCTCCGGTTCTTGACCTTCGACCGGAGCAACCCGCAGTCGATCCTGAGCATGATCGCCCGCGCCCGGGAGAACGCCCGGGGGACGCAAGAGTCGATCGGCGTCGACGTCTGGAGCGAGGTCAACCGCTTGTACCTCTTCCTCGGCGGCTCGCGCGCCCAGCGGCGGTTCGCGCGGGGGCCGTCGGCCCTGTTCGCGTCGATCTCGCACTCGTGCCTGCTCCTCGACGGACTGGTCCAGAACACCCTGCCGCGCGACGAGGTCTACCACTTTCTGCAACTGGGCCGGCATCTTGAGCGGCTCGACGTCTTGTGTCGCATCCTCCTCGCCAAGTGCCCGAGCCTGACCGGCGAAGCACCCGGGCCGGAAGTCTCGTTTCAGCTCGTCCGCTGGACCAGCCTTCTCCGGAGCTGCTCGGCCTATGGAGCCTACCTTCGCAGCGAACGCGAGCGGATCGAGCCCGAGGGAGTGATCCGGTTCCTCGTCCTCAATTCGGATTTCCCCCGATCGATCCGGTACGCCGCCGCGCGTTGCCAGGACTCGCTTGAAGCGATTTCCGGGGGCGACGACGACGCCTACGGGTGCGAGGCCGAGCGGATTCTGGGCCGGCTGGAGAGCGATCTGCGGTACATCGACGTCCCCGAGATCTTCGACCGGGGGCTGCTCAAGTTCCTCGGCTCCTTGCAGGGCACCTGTTACAAAGTCAGCGATCAGATCCAGCAGTCGTTCTTCCTCATGTGA